A window of Diabrotica virgifera virgifera chromosome 9, PGI_DIABVI_V3a contains these coding sequences:
- the LOC126892047 gene encoding golgin subfamily A member 1, which translates to MFTSLKNKIREETGSDLSKLTAKITSSTVQKIESLRGRSTQGSTSSLNSIVSSEGVKEDGGIESDDFKKRLMKLEAEFVKKLDHKETEWRELLKDKDKRIQALEKDREEFQSQLGSLKESLRSAEEFNSKILLHKENNEQLENLQCQELAKVKSLVLLRDQEILEKSTALKDANTQLDKLRSEVVRLRRQEEILSDVQDDLEALRHSTSRDLAHLASELSKSEQEKKYLQDVVVILRQNNNDEGVDSKSASERKLLEQRLEEAHLHLSDIKTSWSDKIASLETQVGRLSRQAAEEGSERRRAVQEKLKLEEKVKQLEAELECSKFELINKEIKIKRLTEDVNELSTELKNLHSDNEEEITFLRTELGNVKTDLNTAKKNLENIENELEKSEDECSKLKISVDSEHSINESLKETISKLEKDLAEERSNSINVQKTLTRVTSEKNTVLLRNAEISQQMELVKQDMRRLEREMTDHLNKLNTLEEENDKLKDSVLVEQRLRKNIVELEDQIMEKNKNIKTLQLRLADMKKTLQQELRTPGNPNYHSDLMDLNSPAILTPTQVSTRHFPAFVKREDEDVNFKYLKHVIFKFLTSREYEAQHLIKAISTLLKFTQDEEKLIQDTLDWKKSWFGSKPKYPASSKLRNFSNS; encoded by the exons ATGTTTACATCACTGAAAAACAAAATTCGCGAAGAAACAGGGAGTGATCTATCCAAACTCACAGCTAAAATCACCTCTTCAACGGTGCAAAAGATCGAATCTTTAAGAGGAAGATCAACGCAAGGCTCTACTTCAAGCCTAAACTCTATAGTTTCTTCAGAAGGCGTCAAAGAAGATGGTGGTATTGAGTCGGATGACTTCAAAAAACGGTTGATGAAGCTAGAGGCAGAATTTGTGAAAAAACTGGACCATAAAGAAACCGAATGGCGCGAGTTGTTGAAAGACAAGGATAAGAGGATACAAGCGCTGGAAAAAGATAGGGAAGAGTTTCAGAGCCAGCTAGGGAGCCTCAAAGAATCTTTGAGAAGTGCTGAAG AATTCAATTCAAAGATACTACTGCACAAAGAAAACAATGAACAGCTAGAAAATCTCCAATGCCAAGAATTAGCTAAAGTAAAAAGTTTAGTCCTGTTACGAGATcaagaaattttagaaaaatccaCTGCCCTCAAAGATGCCAACACTCAATTAGATAAGCTACGAAGTGAAGTGGTGCGGTTAAGGAGGCAAGAAGAAATACTAAGCGATGTGCAG gACGACCTGGAAGCATTGCGGCACAGCACTTCTAGAGATCTAGCGCATTTAGCGTCGGAGCTATCGAAGAGTGAACAGGAGAAGAAGTATCTGCAGGATGTTGTTGTGATTCTGCGACAGAATAACAACGATGAAGGCGTCGATAGCAAAAGCGCTTCTGAAAGGAAACTTTTGGAGCAGAGGCTCGAGGAAGCTCACTTGCATTTATCCGATATCAAGACTTCTTGGAGCGACAAGATAGCTTCCCTGGAAACTCAA GTTGGTAGACTAAGTAGACAAGCAGCAGAAGAAGGATCTGAAAGAAGACGAGCGGTACAAGAAAAATTAAAGCTGGAAGAAAAAGTGAAACAACTCGAAGCTGAGCTGGAATGCAGCAAATTCGAGTTgataaataaagaaattaaaataaaacgtCTCACCGAAGATGTCAACGAACTGTCAACAGAACTTAAAAACTTGCATTCCGACAACGAGGAGGAAATTACTTTCTTAAGAACTGAACTT GGAAACGTCAAAACCGATTTAAACACGGccaaaaaaaatttagaaaacataGAAAACGAACTAGAGAAATCCGAAGACGAATGCAGTAAACTTAAAATATCTGTCGATTCGGAACATTCCATAAACGAATCTTTGAAAGAAACGATTTCCAAACTGGAGAAAGATCTAGCTGAAGAACGATCGAATTCAATTAACGTTCAAAAGACTTTAACCAG AGTGACTTCTGAAAAGAATACCGTTCTTCTTCGCAACGCAGAAATTTCCCAACAGATGGAGTTAGTGAAACAAGACATGCGACGACTAGAAAGAGAGATGACCGATCATCTAAACAAACTGAATACGCTAGAAGAAGAAAATGACAAGTTAAAAGATAGCGTACTAGTGGAACAGAGGCTGAGAAAGAATATAGTGGAATTGGAGGACCAAATCATGGAGAAAAATAAG AACATCAAGACACTGCAGTTGCGCCTGGCCGACATGAAAAAGACTCTTCAGCAGGAACTGAGGACACCAGGAAACCCAAACTACCACTCCGATCTCATGGACTTGAACTCACCAGCTATTCTGACACCTACGCAAGTCTCAACGCGACATTTCCCTGCATTTGTCAAAAGAGAAGACGAAGATGTCAATTTTAAATACCTAAAGCacgtaatttttaaatttctgaCCAGTAGGGAGTACGAGGCTCAACATCTGATCAAAGCAATATCCACGTTGTTGAAGTTTACACAAGACGAAGAGAAACTGATTCAAGACACCTTGGATTGGAAGAAATCGTGGTTTGGTTCTAAGCCAAAGTATCCAGCATCATCTAAATTGAGGAATTTTTCTAATAGTTGA